Part of the Vulpes vulpes isolate BD-2025 chromosome 13, VulVul3, whole genome shotgun sequence genome, GATGCCCTTCTTTTCTCCCTATGTCCTCCATTGCGATTCTGTAGGCCGTGGTCCCTGGAGCCCCTACCCATCCCTGGCAGCATGTTTCACGTTCCACAATCTTCCAGTGTCCTTTGCTGACACCTCACGGCCTCCACGGCCTCCCTAGCCGGTGTTGAGGCCAGTGTTCATCCCCTGACGTCTCTCCTTTGTTACCCTCCCCAACTGCAGTCCTGCACTTCTTCCTCGACGGCCGCTGGGGGACAAGCCGGGAGCGGCTGGCCATCAGCAAGGACCAGCGAGCAGTGCGGAGTGTGCCGGGGCTGCCACTGCTGCTGGCTGCGGAGCGGCTGCTCACCGGCTGCCACCTGAGCGTGGACGTGGTCCTGGGCGATGTGGCTGTGACCCAAGGACGCAGCTACTGGGCCTGTGCCGTGGACCCGGCCTCCTACTTGGTCAAGGTGGGCGTCGGCCTGGAGAGCAAGCTTCAGGAAAGCTTCCAGGGTGCCCCCGATGTGATCAGCCCCAGGTCAGGCCTCTTGGGGGGGGTGGCATGGGGGCCCAGGTTGGGGAGCTGAGGATGGGatgggggtggtgaggggagCTCCCACGGGCTTGGGGGGCAGTGGGGCACTCTAGGAGCATGGATGCCAGGCTGGGGCCTGTGgccggggcaggcgggggctTAGGGGAAGGGCTTGGAGAATTGTTTTTCCAAGAAGGAGCGTATGGCTGGGAGAGGGGGCCATCCACTTGCTCCATCTGTCCTCAGGACCACCACACCATCTCTCCGAGCCTCTGCGCCTCGCAACACCCTGTTCCAATGCATTTTCTCCATGAaaccctctctcctccttcaccATGTCTGTTCTCAACATCCTGAGATCCTTCCCTGAAAATGTCCACCTCCATCTCCTCTCTTGCCAACGCCTGTTTAACACCCCCTAATACATGCACTTCCCCAAACCCTTCCTCCCAGCACTCCCTTAGCAATCTCTAAACACCCCATTTCTCTGCAGTACTCTCCTGCCAACATCAGTCCCCCCAACCCTGtggtgcccccagccccctccatcCCACCTCCCTCCGAACACCCACCTCCCTGACTACCTTCTTTTTCCAGCCCCTCAGTGACGAAACCCTCATCCTTGAATGTTCCTTGAGGGCCTCACCAGCACGATGTCCCCATGTCCCCACATGGTTCTCCTTGCCACTTGCTCATCTCCTATCTCCCTGGGACACTTGATCCCCAGCTGATCCCTCCTTCTCCGCCACCTCCCTGCCAGTGTGCCTGCTTTCAATACCCCTCTCCCACTGGACTCACACCCGCAGCCCCACATTTTCATTGCTGTGCCTGCGACACATCCTCTCAGTACCCCAAATGGATCCTTTCAACCACTTGCTCCCTGACATTCCATCCTCATGGGCTcaggcctctgcccccacccacccacccggAGTGCcacacccctcacccccaacacTCTCCTACCCAACTCCACTTCTGCAGGTACGATCCGGACAGTGGGCATGACAGTGGTGCCGAGGATGCCACAGTGGAAGCGTCCCCGCCCTTCGCTTTCCTGACCATCGGCATGGGCAAGATCCTGCTGGGGTCTGGGGCCAGCTCAAATGCAGGGCTGACAGGGCGGGATGGCCCTGCCGCCAGCTGCACTGTGCCCCTGCCACCCCGCCTGGGCATCTGCCTGGACTATGAGCGGGGCCGTGTCTCCTTCCTGGATGCTGTGTCCTTCCGCGGGCTCTTGGAGTGCCCTCTGGACTGCTCAGGGCCTGTGTGTCCTGCCTTCTGCTTCATTGGGGGTGGTGCAGTGCAGCTTCAGGAGCCCGTGGGCACTAAGCCTGAGAGGAAGGTCACCATTGGGGGCTTTGCCAAGCTGGACTGACCCTTTCTGGCCCCTCCTGGGCCCTGGTCCCCAGGCCTGCTGGAGCTGGGTTATTCCTCCGGCAGCTTCTCCCCAAACTCTTCCTGCCATGTCGTCCTGTCCCTTTCCCTATGTCTGTGTATTCCTGGGGCCTTCTCTTGACCAAGGGACTCTCCCCTGTTCACCCTTCTAGATGTCTCCCATTCTCTCCATTGCCTGTTAAGCCAGGCTCCAGCCCCCACCAAGTCTctgccccacaccctgcccaTGGCATCTTACCCAATTCACAGAGAGAGCCCCTGCCCCATCCTTGTCCTGTACCCCTCCCCAGGCTGACTGGGAGGGAAGGCATCTGGAACACTGGGCATGGCCCCCAGCTCTGCGCCCTGCCCTTGgccctgcccagctccctgccccatGGATGCTGAGCTCCAGCCTCGGGGCAGGCAGGCACTCCCTGGTGAGAGGATGGGGGCCCTGTCATCCTGCTTGAGTTGTCCGGGTCCCATGTCCCTCAGCCGCATGCCTgtatctctcctctctcttgcaTGCTTCACCCTGTCCCACACCCATGCCAACGTGCCAAGTCTCCCTTGGGGCCCCAGCTGAAGTTGGGTGTCCCCAGTGGGTTCGGCTAGGCAAGGCctttggggctccctgctgccccctgcaGTGGGTGCTGCCAGGCCTGTGCCAAGCAACAGCTGTTATTTTCATGgtttataaacaataaatgaCGTTGCCAGGCACATCTCTGCCTTCCCTGAGCCTGACCATCCCTTTTCATTTCTGCGCTGGGTGTGACAGGTGGGAAGGATCCAGGGAGCTCCACTACTGCTCAGAGCAGGGGTGCTCAGGGGATCTGATGCCCAAGGGAAGGAGATCCCAAGCCAGATGCTCCCAACCCTCCTCCAGCCACACGTTCTGGCTCAGGCTCCAGGCGACAGTGGCCTTCAGGGGGTGCACTGTGCTGGTGGCTGAAGGCCATGCCAGGGCCAAGGCCCCCAGGGCATGTGGTGAGGGGGGCAGGCACCGTGCCTGGGCCCAAAGGGTCAGGGAACCAGAACCACTTCCCCATTCCCAAGGTGCCTAGAGCAGACCCTGCTGGCCAGGGAGGGGGCCAGGCCTGGCGTCAGCGTCCGGATCTAATGCTGTGCTTATCGTGGCCTGTTGACTCTATGTTGACTCTGCCTCTGTTATCGCTGCCCACAGACTTACTTCACACCCTGGCAGCTAAGAATAGAGCTGCCTATGGGCACTGGGCCAAGGGGAGGCAAGGGCGTGGCTGCCACCAGCCCCCAGCCTGAGGAGAGGGGAGAGCCAGGGGTGCAGGTGGAGCTGGGTCACACTGACTTTGGGTCATGCTGGCCTCCAAGCCAACTCAGTTTCGTTTCCTCCTTCCTTGTGTGCCGCCAGGGATGCAAAGAGGTGACCCGTGCCCCAATGTCATCTCTCCACGTCTGCTTTCCAGACAAAGCCTATTCCTTGCCTTCTTTCCCTGCCCCCAACTCCTGCAAAGACCCCTTCcaacgccccccccccagcctgccccTCACCTATGGGTCACAGATGACAGATCCAAAGTTGGCAGTCAGCACAGATGAGGTCCCCATTTTATTCAGCCATGGTCTGGTTTGTACTTCCAGCCTGGAGCTTTCTGGGTCAGTCCTCCTGGGAGCCCCTGTCCCCAAGGGGCTCGGATGGGCTTCAGCAGGGTTGACATGGGTTAGGGGACATGGTGGGGTCTGTGAACAGCCCACCTGAACCCCCTAGTTCACCAGCCCAGAACACAGTTGAGAGGAGAGGACTCtggtgggggcctgggggaggcaaGTGGCATTGTCATCTGGACGCTGGGCAGGCAATGTGCTCCTACAAGTTGGCAGAAGTGGCTGCTGGGTTCGGGTTCATGTAAGAGAGGCTGCTGCCCCCATTGCCTGCAGAAAcctgggtggagggaggagacaTGGGCTGAGAAGCTGTGGGTTTCCTGGGAGGAAGTGGCTCCCGGATCAtaccacggggggggggggggggggggggggggggtaatagGTCCGAGAGTCTAACTCTCAAAGGGTTAATTGGGAGAGCACCTGCTGGGCACTAGCAGCAGCCAGGTGACTATAAACAGGGCGCAGGGccactcctcctccctctggtCCCCTTCACTGCCCCCCTCGGCTCTCAGCAGCCCCCTCGCCCTCCCCTACTgcccctttctccttccatcGCGCTCCTGAACCCAAGCAGGAGTATCTGCCTCTGTAAGACTGGGAGAAGGAAGTCTCTGAGCAAAGAAAAACAGGCTcaagagaaggagactcccctcCCCCGACCTGGAGTGTTGCTCAGGTGGCCCAAGTAATTATTGACTAGGTCCTGGAGAGAAAGGCCAGGTGAGAAACAAGGAGGAGGGGTCCTCGCTTCCTCCAGACTCCTGAGAACCCCTTGGCACCCAGGCTCACCTGGATGGGTTATACTTCTCCCCCACATCCGAGACCCCCTCTATTCCTGCCAGACTTTCTAAATCCACCCTGCTCCTAGGAGCTAAATGAATAGGGGCACAGGTGCTCCTAGGAGCTAAATGAATAGGGGCACAGGTGCTCATTCCTTGGTGAGTCCTGCATGGATGGCGTCACATCCCTTTCATCCTGGGTCCCAGGGAGCAGCTTGTGCTGCCAGTTCAGCGGAGCGGGGAATGCTGCTTTGGAACTGTTGGTCATGGGGACACTCTCTTTTGAGATCCCCTTCCTCCCAaggtctcctcccctcccccgctgTTCCACCTCACCCCTCGAAGGCCCTCCTGCCTCCGAGGgctgccaccaccaccgccactgccaccaccaccgccactgccaccaccaccgccGCCACCATCACTTACTTGGTGCCCCTCTCCTATTCTACCTTCTCTGAGCATTTTCAGAAGCCCGGCGCAGCCCaaacctctgcctccctccacctgcGGGGCCCTCCTCACCTCCTCATAGGGGCTGTGTCTATTACCGCCAGGGGGCACATAGCGCCCATGGGTGTGGTAGGTGGGGTACTCGCTCATAGGATGGTAGGCGTCTCGGGTTGGAAAGATGTCCAGCTGCCCACAGTTCTTTCGGCGGCACTGGCACACAGTCTGGGAGAAACAGGGTGTTATGGGAGGCCATGGAGTTCCTTCTAGCAGGGGGGCTTCTGGTCAGGGCTGGAGACCTAACACTTACCAGGGCAACAACATAGATGATGGCGAGTGCAACCAGAACACAGACCAGCACCAGCAGGGCAATGCCCCAGCCAGGAACCCCAGACTCGAacggggcagaggaagggaaggatgcATCTCGCACTAAAAGGAAAAGTAGGGGTCAGAATATTCTTCCAAAGGAGTTACCTTCCCTATACTAACACCCTGGGGGACAGTAGGAACCCAGGTGCTGGACAGAGGGGCCCCcggagacagaaacagagacatggTGCTGGGCCACAGCTTGGAAAGGTGGCCTCACCACTAATACTCGAGATGTTCAGGTTATATCTGGCTCCTTCTTTGCTGTCTTCAAACTGTGTCTTCACCTTGTTGGCATCAGTGGCACCATTTCGGAAGGCCAGAGTTGATTCTACCACCACAGATCCTGGTCTGCTCACAGGGAAAGCGGTGACTCAACCATAAGTCCCACCTTCAGGCGCAGAGACTCCCCCAACCAAGGcaacctgcccctcccccacacaggTTCCACACCCAGAACCCCCTACCTGAATCTGATGTTACAGAGGCCCAGGAAATCTTCCTGCCCATAAATCTGCAAAAACTGGGGTGAGAATGGAAGGACTAAGGCTTGAGGCAAACAATCCAGGCAGTTTGGAGGCTGCTGTGGGGGGAGCATGGAGCACAGAAGAATAAAGACACCTACTCACCAATTCAGAAATGTTCCTCTGCAGCTCCTGGTAGTAGTTGCTGCTGGGATTTTCCAGAGAAGAATTAAACTGGAGGTTCAAAATggaaaaggacagaaagaagaaggagatCCTAATAGACTGGGGAGAAGTGCTATGATTGGAGGAGATGGGAGGTTCCATGCTATGGTCAGTGGTGCTGGCAGTAGTCCTGGTGGTGTGGCTGCTGGCCCAGGATGAGGCACTGAGTTTTCCCAAGGTGGAAGTGGAGTATGAGACTGGGCTGGTGGTGAAGGATGAGGTGCCATGTTGTGCTGGGGTGGCAGTCAAGCCTGAGACAGGGCTGCCGGGCAGGGATGAGGAGCTGAGTTTTCCCAAGGTGGAGGTGGAGCTTGAGGCTAGGCTGGTGGTGGAGGATGAGGTGCCATGCTGtgctggggtggtggtggagcCTGAGACAGGGCTGCCGGTAGGGGGTGAGGAGGTGGAGCTTGAGGCTGGGCTGCTGGTCAAGGATGAGGAGCTATGCTTTCTCAAGGTGGAGGTCAAGCTTGAGGCTGGGCTGCTGGTCGGGGATGAGGTGCCATGCTGTGCTGGGGTGATTATCGAGCCTGAGACAGGGCTGCTGGTCAAGGATGAGGAGCTGTGTTTTCCCAGGCTGGTGTTTGAGCTTGAGGCTGGGCTGCTGGTCAAGGATGAGGAGCTATGCTTTCTCAAGGTGGAGGTCAAGCTTGAGGCTGGGCTGCTGGTTGGGGATGAGGTGCCATGCTGTGCTGGGGTGATTATCGAGCCTGAGACAGGGCTGCTGGTCAAGGATGAGGAGCTGTTTTTTCCCAGGCTGGTGTTTGAGTTTGAGGCTGGGCTGCTGGTCAAGGATGAGGAGCTATGCTTTCTCAAGGTGGAGGTCAAGCTTGAGGCTGGGCTGCTGGTTGGGGATGAGGTGCCATGCTGTGCTGGGGTGATTATCGAGCCTGAGACAGGGCTGCTGGTCAAGGATGAGGAGCTGTTTTTTCCCAGGCTGGTGTTTGAGTTTGAGGCTGGGCTGCTGGTCAAGGATGAGGAGCTATGCTTTCTCAAGGTGGAGGTCAAGCTTGAGGCTGGGCTGCTGGTTGGGGATGAGGTGCCATGCTGTGCTGGGGTGATTATCGAGCCTGAGACAGGGCTGCTGGTCAAGGATGAGGAGCTGTTTTTTCCCAGGCTGGTGTTTGAGTTTGAGGCTGGGCTGCTGGTCAAGGATGAGGAGCTATGCTTTCTCAAGGTGGAGGTCAAGCTTGAGGCTGGGCTGCTGGTCGGGGATGAGGTGCCATGCTGTGCTGGGGTGATTATCGAGCCTGAGACAGGGCTGCTGGTCAAGGATGAGGAGCTGTTTTTTCCCAGGCTGGTGTTTGAGTTTGAGGCTGGGCTGCTGGTCAAGGATGAGGAGCTATGCTTTCTCAAGGTGGAGGTCAAGCTTGAGGCTGGGCTGCTGGTTGGGGATGAGGTGCCATGC contains:
- the MUC1 gene encoding mucin-1, coding for MIPSFQAPFFFLLLVTRELTAQHGTPSLTSGPASSLTSTLRKHGSSSLTSSPASSSTTSLGKHSSSSLTSSPASNSNTSLGKHSSSSLTSSPVSGSIITPAQHGTSSPTSSPASSLTSTLRKHSSSSLTSSPASNSNTSLGKNSSSSLTSSPVSGSIITPAQHGTSSPTSSPASSLTSTLRKHSSSSLTSSPASNSNTSLGKNSSSSLTSSPVSGSIITPAQHGTSSPTSSPASSLTSTLRKHSSSSLTSSPASNSNTSLGKNSSSSLTSSPVSGSIITPAQHGTSSPTSSPASSLTSTLRKHSSSSLTSSPASNSNTSLGKNSSSSLTSSPVSGSIITPAQHGTSSPTSSPASSLTSTLRKHSSSSLTSSPASSSNTSLGKHSSSSLTSSPVSGSIITPAQHGTSSPTSSPASSLTSTLRKHSSSSLTSSPASSSTSSPPTGSPVSGSTTTPAQHGTSSSTTSLASSSTSTLGKLSSSSLPGSPVSGLTATPAQHGTSSFTTSPVSYSTSTLGKLSASSWASSHTTRTTASTTDHSMEPPISSNHSTSPQSIRISFFFLSFSILNLQFNSSLENPSSNYYQELQRNISELFLQIYGQEDFLGLCNIRFRPGSVVVESTLAFRNGATDANKVKTQFEDSKEGARYNLNISSISVRDASFPSSAPFESGVPGWGIALLVLVCVLVALAIIYVVALTVCQCRRKNCGQLDIFPTRDAYHPMSEYPTYHTHGRYVPPGGNRHSPYEEVSAGNGGSSLSYMNPNPAATSANL